CTGTTAGGCGCGGTGGATGCGATGAAGGAGACGCTGTCGAGGTGGGGGAAGACGTGGGGGGAGACAACAAAGATGGTCGAGAGCCTCAGCCGGGACACGTGGCAGCACTGTGAGTCTCAGCACCCAACTAACCTTCTCTTCTCTTTCGGAGAATCCATCTGCGTTCGCTTGGTTGCGAGATTCATTCCTTGAGGTGCACGGATTTGTGCCACACGCTAGCTTTCTGAGGATCAAAGGAAGGCATCGCCAGAAATAAAGTTGCAAATGTAAAGTGAACGCTGTGCTAGATCCCTTTTGGGCATTGTGGTGGGGATTGTAGAGCTAGGGTAGCAGGATACTTGAACCTTTGGTCTGAGTAAAGAAGCATACTTGAACTTTGTTGTTGTAACTTTCCGTATGCTTTATGCCTTGTAGGCTAGGTATCTTCAAAAGTTTACTAGTGCTTTAAAACATTTCTTTAAGCCCTGTTACAGGAGAACTTATACTCTACTGATAACCTTGTTGATCTTTCTCAGAGATTCATTAGTCATAGCATGTTATCTGGTTTGTAGTGTGCTTAACAATATTTGGAGAGGAGCAAACTTGTTTTCCATCTCCAGTTCACCAAGTTCACATGCTTTTCTTCTAACTTAAGTGGATGGTGTTTCTACTAACTGAATGTTCGGTTTTCGCAGTAACGAAAGATTATAAATTTCAAAACATCCTGTTTCTATACAAATGCATGTGTAAAACTTCTGTTTGCTTGCACCATAAACAAAAGTCCTTAGGAATAATAGGAGCATATTGGGAAGAATCTTGTATGACACTAAGATTTGCTGTTACCTTTTATGTACAATTGATTAGGACTATAGGGTAAATACCTGATTTCACAGAACCAGTGATGTATTTCTATGCCAATTTTGCTATGGAACTAGCACTCTAGGAGACTCTGCAAAAACTTACTGTGCTTGTAGCAGAGGGTTCAATAACTTATAAACTCGGTGAAGATTTCACATTTGTCGCATAAGCTGTAGTTCTAAAAGAAAATTAGTGTTTATCAAAGAGAAGATCCTATTCAGTGGCATGTGTAGCCAATTCATGTTTACTTCGCATCAGTTAAACTCATCGTGATGAAGTGAGACATTCGGCAGATAGTTGATAGCCAACTGCCAACCCACAATATCCTGTATTAACCTATAAAGTCTAAATGAAGttgtggaaaaaaaaacttaatatCCTCTGTCAGTTAACATGGTTTGCTCTTTGTCTGACGATATACCATTTTCCCTCACAGTCAAGACTGGACCTAGTCTTACTGAAGCTGCTATGGGACGCCTAGCTCAAGGAACTAAAGTTCTAGCAGAAGGAGGCTATGAAAAAATATTTAAGCAGACCTTCGAAGTTCTTCCAGATGAGCAGCTGAAAATATGCTATGCATGCTATCTCTCAACGTCAGCAGGTCCTGTCATGGGAGTCTTGTACATTTCTACAGCTAAGATTGCATTTTGCAGTGACAATCCTCTCTCTTATAAAGCTGGAAACAAAACCGAATGGAGTTATTACAAGGTAAGGGTCATTCGCTTCCTTTGTATCATCTAACTACTGCAATTGAAACCAATTATCTCTTTGTGCATCAGTTTACCATGTTTTTGACTTGTTTGATTGCTTTGAGTGCTCATTGAAGAAATataaaagtataaaacaaaaggaactgAGGACATGGTTTAACAAGGGTGCTTACTCTTATGCCTGTCCCTGGATGGATGCTCACACACTGATTGTGACTTATGCATGTTTATTTGTCACATCCAGCTTAAACCTTTTGGCTCAGTGGCTGCTTGATCCATTTTAATGTTCAATCATCTGCAGGACATAAATGAACACATGATTGTGTACTAaaagcagttttttttttcactttctgAAACAGGTGGTCATTCCTCTTCACCAGCTAAGAGCAGCTAATCCTTCAGTGAGCAAAATGAATCCGGCTGAGAAGTATATTCAGGTCGTCTCCGTTGAAGGCCACGAGTTCTGGTTCATGGGTTTTCTGATGTACGACAAAGCAGCTGCCAGTCTTCAAGAAGCCCTGGCTAGTGCTCGTGAGTTGCAACCGTAAAGACATCAAATAGAAGTTTTCAGATACATCTGCACAACATCATTGGGGCATCTCCAGTTTGGAACCAGATTCCTTGGCTTCTGAGTGTCTCCTGTTTCAAATCCTCTGTGCTGGAGCTTTTGACACGATACACTCACTAGCTTGCATGTGTCGGAAATGTTTGTTATTCCTGCCTGTGTTGTAATCAAGAGATATATACGGGGAAAACACTGCCGCTGTCCATTTTGAATGCTTTAGTTACCAACATTGAAATGTGACAGTATTGGATGTTTGTTGAGAACTCGAATATCAAGGGCCTAGGAAGTTGAACGGAACCGGAGGTCAAAGGAAAACAGCTACTGATGCTTTTTCAGAATGTGTCTTCAGTTACTGCATTCTTTGCATTCACGTTGTTACTGGGGAACTCCTGTGCAGAGCAAGTGATCGTAGGCGTGGCCGCGtgggttgtgacttgtgaggggGCACCGCCGCGCAGCGCTGGCAGGCACACGGGTAACGCGTGACTGGGCTGGAACCGCGGCCGCAGTTGGTCGGTCAGGCGGTTTACTGGGTTGGGAGCTGGACGATCGGCATGGGCTTAGCGTCTTGGCCAAGCCTGGAAGAGGGAACTGATGACAGGCAACCTGCCAGTCTGGAACGGTGAAAGAAACCAGAGAGGGTGCGATGCGAAGCATTTGATCTTGAGCGCATTCATTGAAAAATCGCTCTCGACATTAAAACTTCGGTGGTGGTGCGTGCGTTCGTGCGTGATTTCGACATAGCATGGGACCCCAGAACACGTACATTCCTAAGGTGAGAACTATAGCAGTAGCGAGATCTTTTTGATGAACATTGGCGTAACCCAAAAATAATCCAAACGCCCAACGTTGTTGACAAAGCTGGAGACAAGCAGCAGTAAACGCAGCCTGGGAGGTGGCCCAGCCCACATCAGCATGGCGGGCTGACAGGAAAAATATGTACAGAATAACTTGATCAAGGAAAAAGGATGACGTGAAGTCAAAAGAAATTACACCCGATTTCACCCTAACATGGTTGGACACATTGAACTATCCCAATAGTAAGCATCCATACTGCACCACTGAAGAGACATCATAGGCAACTCAAATGACAATCTCAGACGCTCCAAACTATGTGATGagatccaaatattttattatgATTATCTTTCCCATAGGAACCAGTAATCTTCTAGCTGACGCCTCCTTCAAAATTGTGATCTCTCATGGGTGCAAAGAATCTTTAAGGAATCGTGACCCACTGTTCTATTGTGTGAAGTCACATCTTCAGAGAAATTTATGATGCTGCCCCACTGCCCCGACAAAAGTGCAGCTTCCAAGCCTTAGCTCACAGCCTTGCTCAGTATCATGTGAATCAGTATGAGGATGCCGACTCCGATCATGACTTTTTGTCCTGTCATATTTTCTGCGACTAGCTCCCACCTGTAAGTATTAACCAGTAGAGAGCTGCTGATAAAGCCTGTTTAAAATTTCATCTTTATCACTACCAGAAGATACATGCTATAATGCAAAACAATGAAGATCACATTTATCATTTTTCAAAAGCTGACCAGTTAGTTAGCACCAGCATGATTCTATATCTATTGTAATGACGTTTAATATAAGTATGTGCTTTACACTTGATAAATAAATGAACAGGAAAAAAATATCAACACAAAAATATCATGAGGGTGCCACCATGTGGTACTTCTAGAGGTCAAATTGAAGAATAATATGAACTTCAAAGAGACTGAATATAACTACAAAGATGGGCAACGTTAAGATAGTGAGACTACCACCTTTGTTCAGAGATTATATACTAGCAATGTAAATAAGTTTACAGGAATAAAACAGAATAGAAAAAAGGTAAAACAATTGATACTGGCAAAACCTACTGTGAGCTTCACTGAATCGCTTAACTGGAAATAACACATTTTCCCTTCACCATTGAATGCTGGGAAGGGTGCGGATGGATTGATTGTGTGCATGCATGTAAGCATGAGAACTGCTGAACTTACCAGTTTCCCACCATAGAAGTGTTTTGTTCTTTTGTAGCTTCCTCCACTGCAAATTCTTCCAGCAGCGCACGTTGACGTTCAGTAACCACACTGCAGATAGTACATCATAAACCAAACTGAAGAGCAAGTACCAATGAGTTATGATTTACCATAAACCAAACAAAATGGCAACATCTTCTTTAAGGTCCTTTAATCAAATATATTGACTTTTGTTAAGCAAATCAAAGAAAGCAAATGACTAATATTAGGGCCATTCAATGATCAAATGTTTACTTAGAATAAACAGAACAGGACACCAAAGTACTGATGCAGAAATtgccaagaaaataaaaaatattcataGTAACAAGTGATACAAATGACAGGCTCCCAATTGGGCAATTGCATATAGAGAGGAATGCAAGAGGAAATATACAATGAGCACCCTACTGATACGAATGCCAAGCTTTACTCTATTACTAGGCCCACTAGGGCAATGTGTAAGCAGAGGAATGCAAGAGAAAATATGAAACGAACACGCTGTTTTCTAACAGAGTGCTGAGTCTGATGCAGCACTGTGCCAACTAGTAGTACTCAAAGGCTCAAGATATTGAAGAAAGGTGGTCAATCCAAATATACCTCAATGAAATTATTAGACGCATACAAATGATGATTTATTAGGATAGCTCGTACTCTTCTTTTTACATGTATATATAGACCCATAAATATAGAAGGAAGTGATCACAAATCCCAAACCCTAAAACCAATAACAATCTAATCATGCTAAGAGGTGATCAAGGACCAATCAAATAGCAAGCCCAACTGCCAGTTTAACCATCCGTCTTCAGATCAGTTTCACATCACTGTCCAAACAGCAGCATATCCACTGCAACTGTAACATCTTTTACTCTGTCCACTTCATCGATATGACACTGGTAATCATTACTTTCGTTGTGAAGAGTATAACAAGGTTGTTTCAACAAAGTGTGAGCTAACAGCTAACCAATGAGCAACCCAATATACTTTTACTTCAAGGGCAAACACATGACTGAAGTAATTGGAACACCATAACAGTTTGTTTTATATGGAGGAAAGCTATTGTATGTCGGCAAAAAAATGAGTCAAGGTAAGGACAAGCAACTTACGAGGGGAAATGAATTAAGAATCGTACATATTGGTCCCCAGAGTATCCTGCCAGATTTCGCAATCCTGATAGAAATTATGATCATCAGCATCTCATTAGAAGTCAGGTGAGACGTTTCTCAAGTTTCACAAGTTACCTTTTCCCCTTAAAACTACAACTTGACCTGGTTGAACTCCTTTGGGTATCTGGATAAATTCCACCATATGTCAATTAGGTAAAGAAATTATGGAGGGGGCAATAGATATTATCTTAACACATGATAGCATATCCATTCAACAAGTACATGCAATTATTTCACAGAAATAAGATTAAGTAAACAAGTGCAAGCATACATGTTTCAATAAAAATAAGATGAAGTATACCAggcattttaaatttgaaatagtATACCATGCGAATAGTATAATTTTTATAGCAAATAGTATGATTTAAGACAAAGGCTCGCCACCTAACTCTTAACACAACAGATAATATAATACATAAGTGTCTCCTCTCTCATAATTTTTGTTAGTGGCCATGCATGTCCTTTTTCGGCATCAATTATTACCTTCACTTCTGTTTTCCCATTTAAAGTAGGTACTTCAACTTTTCCACCAAGCATTGCCTGCACAATTATAAAAGGAAAATCAGCAACAAACCCATCACAAGAAACAATTAAAACCACAAATTATAAATAATGATACATGAACTATATAAAGGGAAATTACATAATCTATTGTTTGGAAAATGTTCCTGAGGCTGAGAGTGAGAAATTAGcattaaaatgttgaaatggaaAGGAACAAAATACAAGGTGAAAAGAAACTATTTACCTGTGTGAAGCTTATCTTTCTATCGACATGTATGTCAGCACCATCTCGCGTAAACACCGGATCATTTGCTACCTATAATATACACAGTTGATGGAATAATCAGAAACTAAATTGTTGATACAAGAGAATGGTAATATTGTataatatttaatttcataACGGCCAAAGCTGATAAGCTCTTGGCAATACGTAATAGCACGACAGAACACTTATGAACTCATCAGTACTTCAGTAGTCAGTagataaataaagaaaaccacTTCCTGATCCTAATAAGTGTGTTGGTTACAGTCGCAAACTTACATGATGCGAGAATCAAAGACGACACATTACAGAGACATCGAGCATCGTGGCAAATTGGCAAAGTGCATGCATAACAATGAGGAATCGTATACTACAAGGCATCCTTTAAATTTTGGTCACAAATCCTTCACCAATAATATTTATGGAGCAAAGTGGTACTTATCAAATTATTTTTGAGGTATTTCCAAGAcattaaggccctgtttggagaccccaactaaactttagttggctAAAAATTAACTCTAGGAGCTCCAAACGGGTGGACTAAAAGgtgaactaatttttagttgcaccccaactaaagtttagttcattAGTCCACCAAAACCATTTAATTCGAGCTAAAAGTAGCTAACATGTAGCAAAAGTCACttttgccccccccccccccccagtaACCCATCcctccccctttctctctcctctcccacaAGGGTAAAATGGATTTTTATGCATCTCCTAGTTATCTTTTAGTTCTAGGATCCAAACAGggtagctaaactttagtcatcTAAAAGTGTTGGCTCACTTGTAGCCAACTAAACTTCAGTCccaactaaaaattagttttagACGATCCAAACAAGGTCTAAAAGTAGTTAATGTGCTGGACCATCCAAGTCTAGTAGTTAATGAGGGGAGAGACATCCCGAAGGTATTGCACTTAAAGTTGATAAAAGGCCCCGAAAGACGGCTACCTATGTATCACCAATACGCGATACGAGTACGGGCGATACGTGACTTTGAAAAACAACACAGTGGTGGTATAGAGAGAGTATTGGAGTATTGATGTACTGGATACGGGTACGGCTGGACTAGTGAAGTATCGGTGATTCATTTACAGCTACTACCTGCACGCTATTGCTTCATCGACCGCACCACGATTGGTGTAAACACAAGGTGCATTAAAGAAGCTTTGGAGAAAATGGTTCTGATGTCAACGACAGGCAAAGCTAGGACGGAAGCTTGGAAATGGATCCTTTGGGTTCAGGCATAATTTACAAGCAGGACTTTCCCTTTTTCATTTCCCTTCAGAACTGGAACTATTGCTGGAGCATTCAATTCGCCTTTTACTGGCATGTCTCCTTTTATTCAAAGCAAAAGGTGCACTTTTTGTGCATTGAAAGCCTGTTTGAACTAAGCATGCATGACACCGTGCACATCTAACAACTGTTGGAACTGAAGGCATCACTTTCCAGTAGAATATGAACCAGTCATAATCTTTGTGAACCCACACTTTCCAGTAAAATCATGATAGACCAGTTCAGAATGGTCATAGACAAATGTAAAGTGTCCTACACCTACGGCACATGAACAAATTGTGTAAGTTGAGTTCACATGCACAATCAATTGAATTTGCCAATATGCATTGTTGTGACACACTGTAGTGAACTATGTCAAGGGTATAATAGTCAAGGTCAATATTGTAATCTCGTAGTCTAGGGTTCCCCTCATGTGTCTCTCATAGTCTCATGTACTCTATATATAGTCCCCATTGGGCCTCAATACGATTTATACATTCAGCATCTATCATAACAAACTAAAGACAGGAAAAGTATCATCAGTAACAGTTTTGTTTATCAATGGTTCCTGATTGGCACCACAACTATTAACACCAACAAGTCAATTTGACAGATATATCTCTGGTGATAGGTAACTAAATCCTGGATATCTGTGAATATTGGAATTCAATGAACTTATAGGTTGATATATATGTACAAGAAGAACCATGCAAGAATATGCATTCTCACTTGAATTGTGATGTATAGACTTCCATGTTCGGTGCCAAGTCCACCACTATCTCCAGCCTCCCGTACATGAATTGTATCACCAGAATCAATTCCTACATTGCAGAAAACAAGAAATATCTTCAATGAGTTAAAATATTGCAATGCAAACTGTTCTGTTAAACATTCAATTAATAGTAAAACATCGCACTGTAATTAATAACTTATTCAGGCAACATGATGGAGACGCAAAGAGGAAGCCAGAAACAAGCTCAGCAAATTATGAAGGAACCCCTCCATATAGTAGAATAAAAAGGAGCAGCAGTGGCTACAAAAGGGCTAGATATCTAAAAGTTCCACAAGAGTGGATGCGCAGTACGTAATAGAACCTAGATTTTGGCAGCTACGTGTTAGCTCAACAATATATGCCTAATTGCCTACAAATAATACAGTCAAGGAGAATTTCCAGTATGATTCTCCCTGCAACTGCATTAGAATTTAGGATAACTCCAAGGAATGTAGAAAGAAGCAAACTGACAAAAGGCACCTGCTGGGAGATTCACTTCTACATGTTTCATACCATCTACCACCCCTGAACCTTTGCATGTCAAGCAGTAATCCTGCAAAAAATTATCATACATGAACTAGGGGAAAACTCATGAGTCCTTTATCTTACTTGCATGGTCGTTACCTTAATTACTTTCCCAACACCTCTGCAAACACCACAGGTGGATGTGAATGGATAGTTAGTGACCTGCATAAACCAACAGTATAATTACAAGCCATATGCAATGTACCATACATATCTGCACGGAAACTTTGAAACTAATAGCAAACACTTACTCTTCCTAAACCATTACATGAGAGACAAACATATCTCTTTGCATTTGCCAAATGACCTCTCCCACCTAACAGTAAAAGAAAATCAAGGTTAATCAAAACAGAAAAGAGGACAATGGGCTAAATCAGGATGATCATTATATGCACAAGCAAGGTGGAAGCTTTGTGAAGAAAATTTATAACCTTCTTAGAATTAAACAATTAATTGATTCTAATGTTACATACTTCCGCACATCATCACATTGTGTTTTAGGGCTAAACAACACACTAATTTAGAGGTTTATGAGTTTTTATGCATTAAGTTTCCTGGCCAAGGGGGTGCTGCAACACCCCCAGAACCCTCTTTATCTCTGCCACTGCCTACATCACAAAGTATGAGAGTTTGCTAACCACACAAAGTTATGACTGGTTACTGCGGGTACATTATTACACAATTTCATGAAGTGTTTGACAGAAACACAGGAATATGGCAATCTTCCTATTGAGTTTAAGCGATCATTATTTTCTCTAGAATGCTTCGCTGAAACTACTAGCATCTACAACTTGATTCTGGAAGGTTATGACTtacaaaggacatgactagtaTTTAAAATGGAATAGTAGTTATGATTTAAAGTGTGGTGTTGTACGGGTTTCTAAacccctttttcttcttaatataatgatacgcaactctcctgcgtgttcgagaaaaaaaaaatacttatcACATATCATGCAACAAAAAGTAAATAAACGGACACCAGGACAATCTAATGGAATGTTATCTCTCCACAGAAACAACTAATTCAACTAATAATGTCTCTGAAATAGTTGGCTACTCAGCAGATAAATGAAATGCTCAAATAGATAAAATACTCAGGAAAAATGTCTCTCCATTAGTGTCCCAGAGGTCTTGTGTTCAAACCAGAGTCCTTGCAAAATAAGCAAGGGTAAGACTGCCTAGTAATTCCCTTATTCAGACCCTCTTGTGCGGTAGCTTTTAGCACTAAGACACTGTACACccttttcaggaaaaaaaatgtcaaaacAAAATGTAAGAGACAGTTCACTTCAGAAAATGATTTATGCATAAGTGCCGACTAACAGCATGAGCACAATGATTTAACTTGATTCAACAAATCCACAATTATACAAAAGCCAAGTGCTGTAAATAAATGTACCTAGCAAACGATTCCAGCATAAAAGTGTACTCACCACATGAATCACAAACATTTTTTGCACTAAAAGACACCTTCTTTATGCACCCGTTGGCAGCTTCATTGAAAGATAGATTCAACTCTACCTACTTAAGTCAAGAGATAGAATAAGTTCGACAAGATAATGACTACAGAAAATGACAACTTAAAATGAAAGAGAATCAGGCTTAAGAACGAACCTTAATATCATTTGCACGCATATCTGTGTCTTGTCCAAAAACCTGAAATCCAAGAGAATAAGTTGTACTCCATAGTCTGTAGTGAAATGACAAGTGGAAGGAAATGTATTTGAAGTGACAGAAAATACCTCAGAAAATATTTTATAGAATTTACTAGAGAAATGGCCATCATTCTGTCTGTGGAATTCTGTGAAAGGGTCATGGTTGGATCCTGAGAATGTGTCATGATAGGATCCATCAAAATCCCCCCTTGACCCTCTAGAAAATAGCTGCCATATTACAACATAACATAAACTTCTCCAGATTATAAAGTAAATAACTCCGTTTAAAGGGCTTGAAAGAAACCAAGCCATTTCCTAAAAAAAGTTGCAAAAAGGGAAAACAAACCGTGAAAATTTACCATGTCATATTGCTCTCTCTTTGAAGGATCCCGTAATGTCTGGAATCCAAGTTAGCATAAAAAGACATTGTTAATTTTGGTATAGCAACGAAAACATAAACAAGAAAAACACAAATTATGGTAACTTACTCGCCTCGTATGCATCTCTTATTTCCTGAAACATCCTTTTTGTAGCAGTATTGCCTTTATTTGTGTCCGGATGGTACTTTTTTGCAAGCtacatacatttttttttctaatttagaGGCAGAAATGTGAATGATTCAATTAACAAACAAAACTCTCGAAATCACACCATTTGCATTTTTTTCAGAGAACAACAGATGAGATTGGCACTTAGTCCATGGATATTAGATTTATGACATGCTCATCTTAAACAAATAGCCCAATTATAGGTGAGCCACAGAATATCTCAGGATTAGCTGAACTGTGATGATACTCACAGAATGAAAAGCCTTCTTGATGTCATCCTGCGATGCATCCTTAGGAACACCAAGAATTTTGTAATAATCTTTATCTATCGAACAACGGTGACCTGGCAGAAGCACCCAGAAATGTTTAATTGCACTTTGtgattgcaaaactaattaggATACGAAGATTAGTTTAAACCCAGCATATTAACCTGTAGCATGAAAACTCCTGCTCAATACAGATGATGTCAGCATGAATCGGCCATAGTACTTATCACCAATATAGATACCAGTAAAGCTGCAAGCTGCAGTACTcaagatgaaaaataaaaacaaggaACAGAAAAAAAATTTTAGGGCAAGGAACAGAGAAATACTGAAAAGTAGAAAAATGGTAGTCTAAGATTATAGAGCCACACTTTGGAACTGATTGTAGCCAGTAAATGTACAGCTATCAACTGCAGATATAAAAAGTTATCTCATATCTGTTGCATATATGATATTCTCCAATTATATGCACAGAAACACACTCAGTATATAATAAGCAGTTGTTCCTACTCACAAACTTTTTCCAGGAATGTGCTAGTATGAATTGGTTACGCTATGCTTGCATCAAAAAATTTGTGTATGCTAAAATAATCCTTCGTATTCTATTCAGAATGAGAATGGAACTTTGTTATTGTTTCTACAAGTGTACTTTGAAATAATAAAACTAAAATTATTCATATGATTAAAAAAACACCACAACATGATAGGAAAGCATTGTGCGGGTGAAATTAGTGAGTCAATACCCTATAAAATGGACTGTTTCTAAAGCATTAGTCCGCTGTATTCACCCTAAAATCCGCCAAATCATCTACACTTTTAACAGTGCACTTGCATCAGAAACAGCAAAACGTCTCTCAAACCGCAAACCAACAAGTGATCAAACAAAACAAGTCAAATGGAAGGAAAATTACGCGCATCCGGCCGAATCCATGTGCTCCTCGGCGCAGCCACCTGCAAGCAAAGCCCAAACGGAGTAAACAACTAGCACTCCGGCACTCCGCAAAACCCCAGACCAGAATAGGCAAGGCAGCAAAATGCAAGAGGGCTCGGCCTCACCTCGCCTGAACAGAACGCGAGAGATCTGGAGGCGTGCCGGAGCCACCCGAACCGGCCcatggggggcggcggcggtggcggcgcggaatGGAGAGAGGTCGATTCGGGCGGCGGGGACTGGCTCTACTGGAGCGCACGGGTGAGGAGAAGTGCGGGTGCCCCGGCTGGAGAGTGGACAGGCCTAGGGAGGATCAgagcggcgtggaggaggtggGTTCCAGGAAGCGTCCCGGTTCGAGAAGCCGGCAAGCCGCCCCCGGCgatgcagcaggagcaggaggaaagAGGATCGTGGAttggaggagaagaaaggaagggaaaTGCGGGGGTTTAGCGGCTGGTGGGCTGCCACAAAGGCTTAATCCAATGTGACAGGCCTTCTACTCTGTCAACACGTTGTGGGTTTAATGGGCCACCACTGGCAAAATTGCACAAACACCTCCCACAAATTATGGCCGTCGTCTGAGTTTAGTCCCCTCGTAAGCCCATTTGTTGCGCAAGCCCACTCCCAGAGCCGACCCTTGTTGCAAATCGCCCCCCACAGCCCATGTGAATGCAATTACACGAAGTGTTCCTCCGTTGATGAGCTTCGGCTAGCTGCAT
Above is a genomic segment from Setaria viridis chromosome 4, Setaria_viridis_v4.0, whole genome shotgun sequence containing:
- the LOC117852390 gene encoding chaperone protein dnaJ 1, mitochondrial isoform X1, producing the protein MGRFGWLRHASRSLAFCSGEVAAPRSTWIRPDAPCSFTGIYIGDKYYGRFMLTSSVLSRSFHATGHRCSIDKDYYKILGVPKDASQDDIKKAFHSLAKKYHPDTNKGNTATKRMFQEIRDAYETLRDPSKREQYDMLFSRGSRGDFDGSYHDTFSGSNHDPFTEFHRQNDGHFSSKFYKIFSEVFGQDTDMRANDIKVELNLSFNEAANGCIKKVSFSAKNVCDSCGGRGHLANAKRYVCLSCNGLGRVTNYPFTSTCGVCRGVGKVIKDYCLTCKGSGVVDGMKHVEVNLPAGIDSGDTIHVREAGDSGGLGTEHGSLYITIQVANDPVFTRDGADIHVDRKISFTQAMLGGKVEVPTLNGKTEVKIPKGVQPGQVVVLRGKGLRNLAGYSGDQYVRFLIHFPSLVYDVLSAVWLLNVNVRCWKNLQWRKLQKNKTLLWWETGFISSSLLVNTYRWELVAENMTGQKVMIGVGILILIHMILSKAVS
- the LOC117852390 gene encoding chaperone protein dnaJ 1, mitochondrial isoform X5 produces the protein MLTSSVLSRSFHATGHRCSIDKDYYKILGVPKDASQDDIKKAFHSLAKKYHPDTNKGNTATKRMFQEIRDAYETLRDPSKREQYDMLFSRGSRGDFDGSYHDTFSGSNHDPFTEFHRQNDGHFSSKFYKIFSEVFGQDTDMRANDIKVELNLSFNEAANGCIKKVSFSAKNVCDSCGGRGHLANAKRYVCLSCNGLGRVTNYPFTSTCGVCRGVGKVIKDYCLTCKGSGVVDGMKHVEVNLPAGIDSGDTIHVREAGDSGGLGTEHGSLYITIQVANDPVFTRDGADIHVDRKISFTQAMLGGKVEVPTLNGKTEVKIPKGVQPGQVVVLRGKGLRNLAGYSGDQYVRFLIHFPSLVYDVLSAVWLLNVNVRCWKNLQWRKLQKNKTLLWWETGFISSSLLVNTYRWELVAENMTGQKVMIGVGILILIHMILSKAVS
- the LOC117852390 gene encoding chaperone protein dnaJ 1, mitochondrial isoform X2, which codes for MGRFGWLRHASRSLAFCSGEVAAPRSTWIRPDAPCSFTGIYIGDKYYGRFMLTSSVLSRSFHATGHRCSIDKDYYKILGVPKDASQDDIKKAFHSLAKKYHPDTNKGNTATKRMFQEIRDAYETLRDPSKREQYDMLFSRGSRGDFDGSYHDTFSGSNHDPFTEFHRQNDGHFSSKFYKIFSEVFGQDTDMRANDIKVELNLSFNEAANGCIKKVSFSAKNVCDSCGGRGHLANAKRYVCLSCNGLGRVTNYPFTSTCGVCRGVGKVIKDYCLTCKGSGVVDGMKHVEVNLPAGIDSGDTIHVREAGDSGGLGTEHGSLYITIQVANDPVFTRDGADIHVDRKISFTQAMLGGKVEVPTLNGKTEVKIPKGVQPGQVVVLRGKGLRNLAGYSGDQYVRFLIHFPSVVTERQRALLEEFAVEEATKEQNTSMVGNWWELVAENMTGQKVMIGVGILILIHMILSKAVS
- the LOC117852390 gene encoding chaperone protein dnaJ 1, mitochondrial isoform X3; its protein translation is MGRFGWLRHASRSLAFCSGEVAAPRSTWIRPDAPCSFTGIYIGDKYYGRFMLTSSVLSRSFHATGHRCSIDKDYYKILGVPKDASQDDIKKAFHSLAKKYHPDTNKGNTATKRMFQEIRDAYETLRDPSKREQYDMLFSRGSRGDFDGSYHDTFSGSNHDPFTEFHRQNDGHFSSKFYKIFSEVFGQDTDMRANDIKVELNLSFNEAANGCIKKVSFSAKNVCDSCGGRGHLANAKRYVCLSCNGLGRVTNYPFTSTCGVCRGVGKVIKDYCLTCKGSGVVDGMKHVEVNLPAGIDSGDTIHVREAGDSGGLGTEHGSLYITIQVANDPVFTRDGADIHVDRKISFTQAMLGGKVEVPTLNGKTEVKIPKGVQPGQVVVLRGKGLRNLAGYSGDQYVRFLIHFPSLVYDVLSAVWLLNVNVRCWKNLQWRKLQKNKTLLWWETGGS
- the LOC117852390 gene encoding chaperone protein dnaJ 1, mitochondrial isoform X4 — translated: MGRFGWLRHASRSLAFCSGEVAAPRSTWIRPDAPCSFTGIYIGDKYYGRFMLTSSVLSRSFHATGHRCSIDKDYYKILGVPKDASQDDIKKAFHSLAKKYHPDTNKGNTATKRMFQEIRDAYETLRDPSKREQYDMLFSRGSRGDFDGSYHDTFSGSNHDPFTEFHRQNDGHFSSKFYKIFSEVFGQDTDMRANDIKVELNLSFNEAANGCIKKVSFSAKNVCDSCGGRGHLANAKRYVCLSCNGLGRVTNYPFTSTCGVCRGVGKVIKDYCLTCKGSGVVDGMKHVEVNLPAGIDSGDTIHVREAGDSGGLGTEHGSLYITIQVANDPVFTRDGADIHVDRKISFTQAMLGGKVEVPTLNGKTEVKIPKGVQPGQVVVLRGKGLRNLAGYSGDQYVRFLIHFPSVVTERQRALLEEFAVEEATKEQNTSMVGNWLYQQLSTG
- the LOC117852390 gene encoding chaperone protein dnaJ 1, mitochondrial isoform X6, which translates into the protein MGRFGWLRHASRSLAFCSGEVAAPRSTWIRPDAPCSFTGIYIGDKYYGRFMLTSSVLSRSFHATGHRCSIDKDYYKILGVPKDASQDDIKKAFHSLAKKYHPDTNKGNTATKRMFQEIRDAYETLRDPSKREQYDMLFSRGSRGDFDGSYHDTFSGSNHDPFTEFHRQNDGHFSSKFYKIFSEVFGQDTDMRANDIKVELNLSFNEAANGCIKKVSFSAKNVCDSCGGRGHLANAKRYVCLSCNGLGRVTNYPFTSTCGVCRGVGKVIKDYCLTCKGSGVVDGMKHVEVNLPAGIDSGDTIHVREAGDSGGLGTEHGSLYITIQVANDPVFTRDGADIHVDRKISFTQAMLGGKVEVPTLNGKTEVKIPKGVQPGQVVVLRGKGLRNLAGYSGDQYFGL